A genomic stretch from Hemicordylus capensis ecotype Gifberg chromosome 5, rHemCap1.1.pri, whole genome shotgun sequence includes:
- the METTL14 gene encoding N6-adenosine-methyltransferase non-catalytic subunit yields the protein MRMNSRLQEIRQRQKLRRQLLAQQLGAESADSIGAVLNSKDEQREIAETRETSRAAYDTSAPNTKRKYLDEGEADEEEIEEYKDEVELQQDDENLPYEEEIYKDSSTFLKGTQSLNPHNDYCQHFVDTGHRPQNFIRDVGLADRFEEYPKLRELIRLKDELISKSNTPPMYLQGDLEAFDLRELKSKFDVILLEPPLEEYYRETGITANEKCWTWDDIMKLDIEEIAAPRSFVFLWCGSGEGLDLGRVCLRKWGYRRCEDICWIKTNKNNPGKTKALDPKAVFQRTKEHCLMGIKGTVRRSTDGDFIHANVDIDLIITEEPEIGNIEKPVEIFHIIEHFCLGRRRLHIFGRDSTIRPGWLTVGPTLTNSNFNVETYSSYFTAPNSHLTGCTEEIERLRPKSPPPKDRGGGAPRGGGRGGTSAGRGERGRERNRTNFRGERGGFRGGRGGTHRGGFPPR from the exons ATGAGGATGAACAGCCGCCTGCAGGAGATCAGGCAGCGGCAGAAATTGCGCCGGCAACTTCTGGCTCAGCAG TTGGGGGCTGAAAGTGCTGATAGCATTGGTGCAGTATTGAATAGCAAGGATGAACAGAGGGAAATTGCTGAGACAAGAGAAACCTCCAG GGCTGCTTATGACACATCTGCGCCAAATACCAAACGCAAATATCTAGATGAGGGAGAAGCTGATGAAGAAGAAATAGAAGAATATAAG GATGAAGTAGAGCTTCAACAAGATGATGAGAACCTGCCCTATGAAGAAGAAATTTACAAAGATTCCAGTACTTTTCTTAAG GGGACTCAGAGCTTAAATCCCCACAATGATTACTGTCAGCACTTTGTGGATACTGGACACAGACCTCAGAACTTTATCAGAGATGTGG GCTTAGCAGACAGATTTGAAGAATATCCAAAGCTCCGGGAACTCATCAGGCTGAAGGATGAGCTAATATCTAAATCTAACACTCCCCCTAT GTATTTACAAGGTGACTTGGAAGCTTTTGATCTTCGTGAACTAAAGTCTAAGTTTGATGTGATTCTTTTGGAGCCTCCACTAGAAGAATACTATAGGGAGACGGGCATCACTGCTAATGAAAAATGCTGGACTTGGGATGAT ATTATGAAGCTGGACATTGAAGAAATTGCTGCCCCACGGTCATTTGTCTTTCTCTGGTGTGGTTCTGGGGAGGGTCTGGATCTTGGCAGAGTG TGTTTGCGCAAATGGGGTTATAGAAGATGTGAAGATATCTGTTggattaaaaccaataaaaacaacCCTGGGAAGACCAAGGCTTTGGATCCTAAGGCTGTCTTTCAAAGAACAAAG GAACACTGCCTTATGGGCATCAAAGGAACAGTTCGCCGTAGCACAGATGGGGACTTTATCCATGCTAATGTTGACATAGATCTAATTATCACGGAAGAACCCGAAATTGGCAACATAGAGAAACCTGTGGAGATATTTCACATCATTGAACATTTTTGTCTTGGAAGAAGACGGCTCCATATCTTTGGACGGGATAGTACAATCCGGCCAG GTTGGCTAACTGTGGGACCCACACTCACAAATAGTAACTTCAACGTGGAAACATACTCATCATACTTCACAGCTCCAAATTCCCACCTAACTGGCTGTACAGAAGAGATTGAGAGGCTTCGACCTAAATCACCTCCTCCAAAAGACCGGGGAGGCGGCGCACCAAGGGGTGGAGGTAGAGGCGGGACGTCAGCTGGCCGAGGagaaagaggcagagagagaaaccgAACTAATTTCCGGGGAGAAAGAGGTGGATTCAGAGGAGGACGGGGAGGTACCCACCGGGGAGGCTTTCCTCCTCGCTGA